A segment of the Devriesea agamarum genome:
TCGATATCGGCGGTGCTGGTGATGGGGTAGCCGAGTGCCGCGAGCACGGCGCATAAGGTGTGTTCGGGAACCGATCTGAGCACACCGTCCCACCCCCAATACTCGGTGCCGACGCCGAGCTCACGTGCTAAAGCTTGCAAGGCTTCGGTGTCGATTGCGGGAAGTCCGGGGGAGGAATCGGATGGCATGCGCTCATCGTAGTTGGCCTAGGGCGTGACCATTGGTATGCGAAGTATTGCGGCTGCCGCGTCGAGGGATGATTCTCATGGCGAACCGGCGTCCACGACTTTAAGGAAATACCCGCCTAACGGAATAAGCTTGCGATTTAAAGTATTTAACGTCGTGAATTGTAGTAAAATGATGTCCGGGTTGTCGGTTGTATGGCACCATGTCGTCACGCTATGTAATGACTCCTGAGCTCCGAAACAGGAAGAATGCAATGGAAATGCGCCAAATCTATTCGCGTCCGACCGAGAAGCGGGCGCGCCGGACCGTCGATGCGCTTGCGGCTGCGCTCAAACGACTCTTGATGAAGCGGACATTGGGTGAAGTGACCGTATCTGATCTATGCCGTGAAGCCGGTATCCACCGCACCACGTTTTATGGGCATTTCCGATCTGTAGATGATTGCGCTCGGTCCTTATTCACCGATGCCATGCACGTTGTGCGGGGTGCGGAATGGGTGCAGTCTGGTCCGTTGGATGCTGAAAGCTTTGGCTCATTGCTGTGCTCGCTGCAAGAACGGTTGCGATGCGATATCGCGTTTGTGCGTCGCCTCTATGGTCCCGATGGAGACCCAGGCGCTCAGCGGCTGGTGATTGATCAGCTGACGAGTTTTATCCGCGAACGCCTGTGCCAGCCGCCGACATCCGCTGAAGCGCTCGACCTCGATGCCGTCGCCGCGTTTCTGGGATCGGGTGGACATGCCCTGGTGGAAAGGTGGGTGCTGCGCGAGGAAGCTGTCCCGCATCGCACAGTGATGGAAGCAGCTCACGCCCTGTTCCCGCCAATCCTGTGCTCCCAGGCTGGACCGGATCGCGCGGTCGCGTCGTAACCATGGGCGGTGTCGCGTAGCTGGCGATTTCCGGATAGCCGTTGCTGCTTGCCCGTAACCTTTAGTGCTCGCCTCGCCACCGGTGATGGCTACCCGAATGGTGGCCGCGAAGGCGCGGACCGCGGGTGAGAGCTCGGGGATGTGCTCAGGGATTGGGATGCGGTACGCAGTCTTCACCAGCCGGGAAGCCACATATGCCATTCCCACAGCCGGTAGGGAATCATGTCCCCGCTCCATAGAGGCCAGAAGAAAGCAGAGACCAAAACCGTCAGCGTTAACAGTGCGCCGAGGAATAGACCCACCGCCAGGCGCCGTT
Coding sequences within it:
- a CDS encoding TetR/AcrR family transcriptional regulator — protein: MEMRQIYSRPTEKRARRTVDALAAALKRLLMKRTLGEVTVSDLCREAGIHRTTFYGHFRSVDDCARSLFTDAMHVVRGAEWVQSGPLDAESFGSLLCSLQERLRCDIAFVRRLYGPDGDPGAQRLVIDQLTSFIRERLCQPPTSAEALDLDAVAAFLGSGGHALVERWVLREEAVPHRTVMEAAHALFPPILCSQAGPDRAVAS